The following DNA comes from Neoarius graeffei isolate fNeoGra1 chromosome 25, fNeoGra1.pri, whole genome shotgun sequence.
GTGCTTCCACCTCAGTGGCAACAgattgggtgtgatggtcaggcgtccacatacttttggccatgtagtgtgcCTGTAGGAATCAATAACTTTGAAAATGATGGGTTTTAATTTGCACCACGAAATCAAAAACCATGGGTCCCTGGCTATGCTTATGCAAGATTATTATATATAGTATtacatatatactaccgttcaaaagtttggggtcacccagacaagtttgtgttttccatgaaaagtcacacttttatttaccaccataagttgtaaaatgaatagaaaatatagtcaagacatttttctggccattttgggcatttaatcgaccccacaaatgtgatgctccagaaactcaatctgctcaaaggaaggtcagttttatagcttctctaaagagctcaactgttttcagctgtgctaacatgattgtacaagggttttctaatcatccatgaggcaatgagcaaacacattgtaccattagaacactggagtgagagttgctggaaatgggcctctatacacctatggagatattgcaccaaaaaccagacatttgcagctagaatagtcatttagcacattagcaatgtatagagtggatttctgattagtttaaagtgatcttcattgaaaagaacagtgcttttctttcaaaaataaggacatttcaaagtgaccccaaacttttgaacggtagtgtatatatatttacagtactgtgcaaaagtcttagctccccctattttttttcatccaaacgctcttatagatttctattttatgacttttacattattgagtcagtacaaaaacatttttgagttccaaatgttcatttttttccagcacaaaattaaatgttacggaaaaaaaaaagtttgtatctgagcagcatattccatcagagagcacttttctgattaaaaaaataaaaaactaaataaaataatgacggctactgggttttggtgcaaaattaagaagcgagtgcgacagtcaaagtgtccagaagaactgggactggttctgtaagatgctcagtaaaacctacagctcatttctgcataaaactgcactcattgtacctgagattacctttttatttatttttttttaaagcaaagggtcatctcacagcaaatattgactttgtttcatttattatggcttactgtttatagtattttttttttaatgttgaaacatttcatttcatttcattatctttaagccatttttggtctccagcatttgtttacatgtgcctaagacttttgcacaggactgtattctCATAATATAATACTAAATTCTTCTTTATTGCATTCAGTACTTTGGTTCGGTGCATCCGACACCGCCCCGTAGCTCACACAGAATCATTACATCCAAGTATGCTGGCAGACTCCAGAAGTGCGCAGATGCAGAAGAATAAATCAACCCTGACAGGACTGTGATTTGAACTCACGAGCACAGAATCTTAACTACGAAGCTATTGCCTGCTCGTTTTCTTTACTTCCTTCTGTATCCACTGTAGCACGAAGTGACTCACATGTAGTGGGCTGGCATCTCTACCAGTGCGGAGGTACGTAGCTGTACCCCTGTGGCCTGTACGTTGGCACGGTGACCGGGTGAGTGCCGATGTGTTGCGTGTGCTGTGGTGTGGTGAGCAGAGGCCCTGTGGAAAACAAATGCAAAGAGTCAAACACTGCGATAACATGAATCTGATCCAAGTTGTTCAGTTGCCTCAAAGTTGCATCTGGTATAAAATAATCCTGATACCATTATTGCACGGAAACGCTAATATTCGCGTCAGCATAAAATCATCCCTTACCTGCAGACATGGCCATGGTGGAGCCACTCAGCATACCCACAGGCACGCTGTTAGGCCGGGCAGCAGGCACCGGCGCTGGGTAGATGGCCGACGGCAGGCTGTTGGGCTGCACCACCGTGGTGTGATGGATTACATGCGGCTGCGCAAACACCGGCTGGGAATAATACGCGCCCTTTGAATAGAGAGATGACAGAAATGAAAACATCAGAAGGGTATAAAAATGAAGAATTCTTAACCTTCTCTGGTTCCATCTTGACACTGACCAGGATTCATCACTTACAGAAGATGAATGAACGAACTGATTCGACTGAACTGTCCATATGTTGTAAGATTTGATTCATTTCCTTGAAATCGATTCTGTTGAACTACCAGTTTTAAATGAATTCAATTTTGATTCACTACCTGAGCAGGCTCCTGTGTTCATGGTTTACCGTACTATTTTTGTCAATACATGTCTAAGAAAGGCATAAAATCACATACAGTGCTGAGTATCAGATTTATGAGATATTAGACAGGAATTCAAGTTAATAAATTCTAAACTATTAATTTGTCATTCATATGGAATTGTAAAAAAAATACATACACATAGATATAAAACATTAGAAACTAGAAACAAATGCCTTTTTCGCATTGTTCCTTTTATTTATTGGAAATATTTGCTCGTGCATAAAAAGCGAGGTTTGCAGAAAgtcactttaaaggagaactgaaggcaaattttttatcatcaaaattctatttctcattttattaaatatcggaatgcatttttgatcgctattttgtcactgctatagcaagttaggccccggtcacaccgcccgaactttgctagagcgttccttgaacggtagggagggggggccgaatttcgacaacgctcgtcaccgcgcacaaaatgggaaaaaaatcgaaaacatgggcgttggcttagcggcgcaccgctgaagccggcgttgctttagcgttggtttagcggtagcgagcggtagcgagcattggtatagcggtgacgcgagcgttggtatagcggtgacgcgagcgttggtatagcggcgttctgcgcatgcgggctttggctcggcgggggtataaagttggtttagcaccaatcatagcaagtctctcagcatccatggtgatacagttttactgtaactttgagcaaattcgatatagatgaggtctgaactcaacggcagctcgattccaaatgagctcctggtccatttctccccgtatttatagccaaattctggtcccgctccgacacctctataccaacgccaaaccaaagttcatcgccgccatggatagctgcttcaacacccgacaccgttccagcaaccccgtgtccgctcgtaaaacgcttaaaaccgctccaccgaagtttgtgcaacgtttaatcgccgcccgggcaacgctggcgaagcagcggtggtccagcattcaagatttctgcgttggcctagcggacccaagcgtccacgaacttgcgtctagcggtgccaaactttgactgggcgttggtggagcgggggtgaactttgccggggcggaaaattgccccctcctcaccgctcgcaatattttgtgcagctcaaaactttcggagcggtaggagggcccctcgagaaacatcagcggtggccgagcgtctacggcgttgctttaacgggggccaacttttgttaaacggtggtgaacggttacgagcggtgatgaatttttttcaccgctccaggaacgctccagcaaagttcgggcggtgtgaccggggccttatgagtgtttgaaatatgctctgtaatatatcagtccatatgtcaaagcaatggccgtaaatgagattcgttgagacatcgtaggacagaagtaaaacatacagcggaaatcaaagtgaccgacatctgccaacattgtcaagacgcgcgcggcctctttcgaatgctgacgtaatcaagccggaagttgtgtttgttttgatagcaatcaggaaagtttgaaaaaagtaggcagtaatcgtcatttaaactcgtttttgtgcaatatttcgtttggaaaacagttttcaaaatggcggcactgacacctggctgacacttgacgtttcgaagtctcgcacaagtctcgtgaagatcgcgcggataagcgacgccttccgtggaccaaacgaactaaattcaacacggctaaaaaccgaataggccgataagtataatatttaattgcaattagttgccaatacgagtcacgatataaggttactaaaaccgaaaacgtaattgaataacacgttaattaagaaataaagcaagtttaaaaatgacttcagttctcctttaaggaaaTTCTTGGTTTGACTGGACGGTATGCATCACTGCCCACCTGAGCGTAGAGGTTTTGTTGAGGGTAGGCACTTCTGATGGGATACATGGCCGTGGAGTAGGGGCTCGGGGACGCCGAGTACGGTGGAGGGGCTCCGTTCGTCTGTGCCGGAGGCACCTTATAGGGAGTTCCTGTTGTGTATCCTGCATTAACAAAGGCAGCAAGAGAAAGAGGTCACTCGACATGTGTACTAAGAATACAGCTGGGTAACGAAGACAGGACAGGGAGGAAGATATGCAGGGCTTTACCTGGAGGGTATCCCGGAGTGCCGGTCTGGTAGATATTAGGTGTGTACGCTGGAGCCGTGGTGGGATAACCTGCAGGATAGCCTGAGGACAAACATGTTGTGTGTAAGAAAACCCTGAGAGAACACGAAGATCGTATTGATTGTGAACATGATGCAGACATGACTGAGGCAATCCTGAGGCAATATTGATTGAACTCTGTGAGACAACGCATAGTCTGTCCTCCATAAAGTGAAGAAACCaaggacaggaaaaaaaaaaaaacccaaaacaaaacatgaTTTACTTATCAGGAAGAAAGAAACGCATACTGAGGAACCATTAATTTCTCAATTTCCTCTTGTGATGAATTCCTTCCTCAAGCTGCTCTACACGCCAACACTAATCATCTTCTGAACCAGTGCTAATATCATTTCTACTTTTATTTTGGAGAGAAGCAGACTAGATAACCAGTcactgattaattttctacaagAGCAGCTCTGCCAATAGTTCTGTCTGgattgcaaatcacaggtttattaaAGCTCTTTTTCTAATACATCACAACTAGAGACAATAGGAACGTATTTGGCagatacagtagacccccgcctattcgcggttcagtCTTCGCaaattcacatattcgcgggattttaaatagaacatatctcctatacattcgcggaaatctcagcgattcgcggtcatttgcAGCGAACATAttgaacgtttacgcactgctacattctcggagccgaatgctcgctcgctattggctgaagtttgaatggcgggctgctgctcattggctgatatgaatgagcgcattgtacagtacagtctcgcggttcccgtagttcagacttgttcacgtgttgtgcgttcttggtatttttgaataatttttacgccctacaatggctcctaaacgctctgcatcttctaaggctcctgccaaggaacctaagcgccagaagaaggtaatgacgctgcagttgaaggtaggacttctcgatatgctaaaggaagggaagacttttgcggcagtggctcgtcactgggggggtttacaagtattcacgattttggcttattcgcggccatgttcggtccctaacccctgggaatactgagggcttactgtacACGGATTAGAAACGTGCAGTTCTTCATATTGTTGTTgtcgctggttttttttttttgtttgtttgtttgtttgttgttttatttaGAATTCTGTGAGATGTTCATCAACTTAgcatgtatggaaggagtctccaacgTCAGAACTTTGTACCAGAACAGAAGTTGTTCCTTTCGGTTTTCcggcatgggaaagtcttcaagatGGAGGGTTTTGTGACTTCTGAGCAAGTTTGtgttttattaacttcaagagtgaAATTTCTGTGATGGACTTgcatgttattggaaaataatcaacactgcGATCGTAGCAGGAACTCCACTTTGTGTCAGGCTGCGCCAcaccatcactgattatttttctcCAACAACACACAACCTTCACACCCTTTCTGAAGAAAAGCACCCTTTAGTGAGAGTGTTGTGCAGCTCACCTTGGTACGTCATAGTCTTGGGGTTTCCGTACGCCGTGCCCGGCTGCACTGGACTATAAACAGGATTCATGCTGGAAGACGGTCGAAGCTTACTGAAGTGGggggatggaaaaaaaataggagGAAAGGATCATAAAGACACACGATAAAGAAGCAATACTGGTGTTACATCATAAGAAAGCAGTGAGGTTTGGAAAACGACTTTGTTGCTTCTCCCAGATGTGTCTGCCGGGTTTGATTAATGAagttgattaagagataaaaatAGCTCATGGAGGAAAAGCTGAGAAAGTTTGGAAAGCGTATAGATGACAGTCGAGTGAAGTTCAAATAATAGTTTCATAACCCAAAACAGAAGAAATACCAAAATATAAAAAAGGtgcagaaaagaaaaaacacacgATCCGATTTTAGACTTTACATTACTATTACGTCGATCAATAAAAGAATAAAAGTCTATTAACAACAAAAATTACACTGTAAATTtgataaggggaaaaaaaacccagatcaGGAGGAAATGGCTCTTATTCAAATCAAAAGACCAGAAGGAAATAAGAGTATGATGGATAGATACCGACAGTACAACAGAATGACACTGGGGAGTTAACCAGATGAGGTTGCAGGAAAAGGAAACAGACGCCTCCTGAGTACAGAGCTGTGATGGATGGGGAACTGAGAATGcagagaggaaagagaaggaGCCCGTGATGAATGCATGCGCTGCTCGTTTATGTCGCCTCGTAAATAGAGTCCCTTAGAGAACATAACTAAAGGATGCGTTATCATGCGGCTGATGTGGGCGGCGGCACCCAGAGCCATAAACCTGTCACGCGTGTCCCCTTTGTCCTGCACAATAAGGATGTCGGTATGGACGTTAGAAAGGTAAACCTCAATCTCACTGCCTGCtgagaaaaaacatgccttatttacTCAGCTAAAGCGATGTATATGCTTTAAATTCTGCTTTCACCAAATTATAATAATGTCCATTTGTTCCGTTCCAGCAGTTTGTTTacctgttaggttttttttttttgttttttttttttttttacagttaacatgctaCATCTGAAGTTATCGTAGTTTGCGCATTTATTGGTGGCATACCACACATCCAAAATCATTGTTGCtgctgtttgcttgttttttaggCACGCTACAACAAAAGTTCTGGAAAATTTTCTAGTTGTTATGTTAGAAATTCAACACTTGAACTTATGGTTGTTTACAGGGTAAGCAGGTTACATCCAAAGTTGTTATAGTTTTCTCATTTTTTCCGGCATGCTACACCACAATTTATGGTAGTTTGCTCATTTGTTGGTGTTTTTCCACTTTACACTCAAAGCTACATTAGATCGTTTACCGATTACCATTTTTACACTAACCAAAGTTATGGCAGTTTCCCATTTGTTAGTGTTTACGGTTCGCTCAAAGTTACAGAACTTTGCTTATTTGTTAGCCTACAGTATGTACTGTAGGCTACACCCGAAGTTATGACAACTAGCTTGTTTCTTAGGCACACTACACTCGGAAGTTATTGGAGATTGGCCGGTTGTTGGTCTTTGCAGTACACCcaaacttaaaggagaactgaaggcaaatttttttattatcaaaattctacttctcattttattaaatatcggaatgcatttttgatcgctattttgtcgctgctatagcaagttatgagtgtttgaaatatgctctgtaatatatcggtccatatgtcaaaacaatggtcgtaaacgagattcgttgagacctgtccgaggcatcgtaggacggaagtaaaacgtacagcggaaatcaaagcgaccgacatctgccgacgttccccgtgtccgaaatcgctcactcgttcactactccctatatagggaattactatatagaggactatatagtgagctcattggtgaaatgaaaaaacgctttcagacactagtccgtcacgctggtatttacatcattactgtcatacaattaaaacatgccagatcagccagctggtgggttttcaaaataataaatacatgcatgtatttttgtgataaatctatATTACACTgagcattagggtgcatcagttgccctcactttcataaaatctgatgcatttttgttcgggtgttcctttttaccaataaagacatcctgtaaaattttttgaccatattcaaaagtctaatggcggcaccatgaggttcattttttgccaaaaaaacgcttattttatgttttcgcgtaaggtttgaatcacaatgttggactccatttattgatttcttgtgacccagagatcatgttgagaacctttgcaagggattgagaagcattaatgtgattcataatacatttgtattgtttaaaagtagttgaacaatgattcaatgaacagctaaaactcaaactgtgcttgataatatatttagaatatgtactaaaaatgtgtatctaagatatttggtatactctataaggtgccataatgtttcatgaaaagtgatcgaaattttgtcataaaagtcataaaatagcagctttttccataactttgagctcctggtgccaccattaaacttttgaattttgtcaaaatatttcacccagtgtgttttcttaccaaaaggaacacaaaaacaaaaatgcatcacgatcggaggaacttttcatttttagggggcaactgatgcaccctactgagcatatttcccacattaataaatacaaagtgccTGCgtcttccagttttttttttaaatcaaggctgaatactttcttctttgccgctgccttttattaaatcaaatttgagacttttaatttgatttctttcagcgcgaccgcaatgcatgacgggatatattgcttggttagtgaccatcggttgtacactacttttcgtgatgcattgtgggatactttgagtgcactatatcgagtgtaaataatcctcactaaggtttcggacagcactacaaaatggcgtcctcactatgtagtgccctatatagtgagtagggagtcatttcggacacaggggttgtcaaaagacgcacgcgccgtcTTTCGAGTGCTGATGTGAtccagccggaagttttgtttgttttgatagcaatcaggaaagtttgaaaaaaagtaggcagtaatcgtcatttaaactcgtttttgtgcaatatttcgtttggaaaacagttttcaaaatggcggcactgacacctggctgacacttgacgtttcgaagtctcgcacaagtctcgtgaagatcgcgcggataagcgacgcctgccgtggaccaaacgaactaaattcaacacggctaaaaaccgaataggccgataagtataatatttaattgcaattagttgccaatacgagtcacgatataaggttactaaaaccgaaaacggaattgaataacacgttaattaagaaataaagcaagtttaaaaatgacttcagttcttctttaaagtAGTATTTTGTGCTACAACCAATGCTATGGTCGTCCATTTCTT
Coding sequences within:
- the LOC132873379 gene encoding protein FAM168A-like; amino-acid sequence: MASGHPIDSFAFMYRPESSQNTKSKLRPSSSMNPVYSPVQPGTAYGNPKTMTYQGYPAGYPTTAPAYTPNIYQTGTPGYPPGYTTGTPYKVPPAQTNGAPPPYSASPSPYSTAMYPIRSAYPQQNLYAQGAYYSQPVFAQPHVIHHTTVVQPNSLPSAIYPAPVPAARPNSVPVGMLSGSTMAMSAGPLLTTPQHTQHIGTHPVTVPTYRPQGYSYVPPHW